Below is a window of Clavibacter michiganensis subsp. tessellarius DNA.
CGCCATCTCGACGACGTGCGGGCCGACCAGGCGCAGGCGGTGGCCTACGGGATCCAGGGCGTGCCCTTCTTCGTGGTCGACGAGCGCTTCGGCATCTCCGGCGCGCAGGACCCGACGGTCTTCGCGTCCGCCCTCGCCGAGGCGCTGGCCGCGCGCGACGGCGAGACCGTGCGCGTCGTCGCGGGCGAGGAGGCGACGCGATGAGCGCCGCGCCCGCCACCGGGACGCCGCCCGTGGTCGCGCCGGCCGTCGTCGCTCCGGCCGCGACGCCGGCGCCGCAGGTCCCGCTGCTCGCGATGCGCGGATCCGCCGACGCCGCCGCCTGCGAGGGCGACGCGTGCCTCGTGCCCGGCATGGTCGCCGACCCGGCCGCCGCCGGATCCGGAGCCGCCGCGGACGCGGATCCCGCCGCCGACCTCGCGCGCGTGCGCGACGCCATCGACTCCGGCCGCGCCATCTGACCGTCCCTCCCCAGGCGGCTCGGTCCGCCTCCCGGGGCGGATGCCCGCCCGCGTCCGCCGCCCGCCGTCCCGTCTGGGAGAATCGAGCCGTCATGTCCTCTCCGACCCTCACCCCCGTGCCCTCCGCGGCCGACGCGCCCGGCGCGCCCGCGCCCGCCGCCGAGCCGGCCCTCCGCATCGGCGGCATCCCGCTCGACGTGCCCGTGGTGCTCGCGCCCATGGCCGGCATCACGAACACCGCCTTCCGCCGCCTCTGCCGCGAGTTCGGCGCCGGCCTCTACGTCAGCGAGATGATCACGAGCCGCGCGCTCGTCGAGCGCACGCCCGAGTCCATGCGGCTCATCACGCACCACCCGTCGGAGAAGGTCCGCTCCATCCAGCTGTACGGGGTCGACCCGAAGACCGTGCGCGAGGCCGTCACCATGCTCATCGCCGAGGACCGGGCCGACCACATCGACCTCAACTTCGGCTGCCCGGTGCCCAAGGTCACCCGCAAGGGCGGGGGCGCGGCGCTGCCGTGGAAGCTCGGGCTCTTCACCGACATCGTGGAGGGCGCCGTGAAGGCCGCGGGCGACGTGCCGCTCACGGTCAAGATGCGCAAGGGCATCGACGCCGACCACCTCACCTACCTCGAGGCCGGCCGCGCCGCCGAGGCCGCGGGCGTCGCCTCCATCGCGCTGCACGCCCGCACGGCGAGCGACTACTACAGCGGCCACGCCGACTGGTCGGCCATCGCGAAGCTCAAGCAGGCCATCACGAGCGTGCCCGTCCTCGGCAACGGCGACATCTGGGCCGCGGAGGACGCCATCCGCATGATGGACGAGACCGGCGCCGACGGCGTGGTCGTCGGCCGCGGCTGCCTCGGCCGCCCCTGGCTCTTCGGCGACCTCGCGGCGGCGTTCCACGCCCGCGCCGCCGGCCTCGATCCCGCCGACACGCCCCGCGCGCACCCCTCGCAGGGCGCCGTGGCCGACACCTTCCGCCGCCACGTCGAGCTCCTCGCCGAGTTCTTCGAGAGCGAGGAGCGCGGCTGCCGCGACGCGCGCAAGCACGTGGCCTGGTACTTCAAGGGCTATCCCGTCGGCGGCGACCTGCGGGCGGCGCTCGCCTCGGCGTCGTCGCTCGAGGAGATCGACGGCCTGCTCGCCACCCTCGACCGCGACCAGCCCTACCCGGGCGCGGGCGCCGAGGGAGCGCGCGGCCGCCAGGGCAGCATGAAGCGCACGGCGCTGCCGGACAGGTGGCTCGAGAGCCGCGACATCGACGCGCAGGATGCGATGGACATCGCGGACGGGGAGATCCACAACAGTGGCGGCTGAGGGCATGACCGGACGGTCCACGTACAGCGAGACCGACGCCGAGCGCTGGTACCCGGAGCAGCACTCCTCCCGCCGCAGCGACTTCGCGCGCGACCGCGCCCGGCTCCTGCACTCCAGCGCGCTCCGCCGCCTCGCCGCGAAGACCCAGGTCCTCAGCCCCATGGCGGGCCTGGACTTCGCGCGCAACCGCCTCACGCACTCGCTCGAGGTGGCGCAGGTCGGCCGCGAGCTCGCCTCGAGCCTCG
It encodes the following:
- the dusB gene encoding tRNA dihydrouridine synthase DusB yields the protein MSSPTLTPVPSAADAPGAPAPAAEPALRIGGIPLDVPVVLAPMAGITNTAFRRLCREFGAGLYVSEMITSRALVERTPESMRLITHHPSEKVRSIQLYGVDPKTVREAVTMLIAEDRADHIDLNFGCPVPKVTRKGGGAALPWKLGLFTDIVEGAVKAAGDVPLTVKMRKGIDADHLTYLEAGRAAEAAGVASIALHARTASDYYSGHADWSAIAKLKQAITSVPVLGNGDIWAAEDAIRMMDETGADGVVVGRGCLGRPWLFGDLAAAFHARAAGLDPADTPRAHPSQGAVADTFRRHVELLAEFFESEERGCRDARKHVAWYFKGYPVGGDLRAALASASSLEEIDGLLATLDRDQPYPGAGAEGARGRQGSMKRTALPDRWLESRDIDAQDAMDIADGEIHNSGG